The segment ATGCGCCGTACaaattacaagatatatatatttctccgtttaaattaatatgtacatataatacttGCTAAAGCGTCTTACAGATGAGCAATGAATTTCCTTTCTCCTCGACCCGAATGTTCCATGCGAACACGTTCGACAtactaatgattaatttttcaactttcatataaaatgttacttactatacatataattaaatattcatagcGCGAACAGCGCAATCAATGCTGACACTATACAGCTTTTATTgatgtaaataagaaaaaaaaatttgtttttttttctttttttatcgagtaagattaacatatttattatgtaattctaGTCTTTTCGCAAGCGAATTTACAAATCACGCACAGATACAACAAACGTATGTCGTGATCGAATGTTTCGCTTGTATTTTTGATTACGGATTTACGCGGTGCCGTTCCCCGAATAGACTTTTCTCTCAATAACTAAATCTGATTCCGATGCGTCAGACCTATTTATGTAATCCCTTAGGGCCTCGTCATAAAACTGTTCATTGAGTCGCTGCTTCTCATTCTCGAAATATTCTCTCACTTGATCCTTGTTGCGAAAATAATTCTGTGTGCTTCTGGTCGGTAATTGTTTATTCTTCATCAACAAACCAAGAAGATTATGCATTCTTGGATGATTAATATCATAGTTCTTGTTATTCTTGATCTCTCTCAAGATTTTACCAACATCGGGTGTTGCCGTGGTATATGTTgagtatttattaaagatcGGCTGATGTCTAGATTCGTGGCCGAAGTGATCCGGATctacatacacatgtatatcgCTTGAGGACGTTTCTAGCTTCTCGGATTTAAATGGTAAAATACTGGGTCTTGTTGGTCTTCTCGGATTACTTTTAAACCTTAAGGCCTCTGGTCGTTTCTTTGGCTTACTGTAAAAAGGACCTTTCAAATGTAAAGGTTTTGATTTTGGTGGCGTGAGAAATTCTGTTATATGGCTACCATCTTTGTACTCGTCAAAATCGAAGCTCGAATCTTCCGGTTTGCGTTTGTGATCTGATTTAACAGGGCcatgataaatatgtattggTCCACGAGGTCGAGTTTTCAGCAAATGTTCCAAGGTCTCTAGAAGAGCATCTGGTTTCTTTTTATCGCTCGAAGATGTTGGCACATCAGTTGTACGTATATTATGCTTACTCTGATGCGCCTCGAGAATGTCTTTATACTTCGACTGCACCAAAGAAGCTCTCAGTTTCTGCATTTCGAGTCTCAGCTTTGTCAAATCGCTTACTTCGGAACTCTGACCATTTTCCTGAGGCTTTCTGTCATTATTCCATTTCTGTGAGTTGTACATTGTCTTCAAAGATTCTTTAAACATCTCCTCGGCGTATTTCTGCAAGTCCGAATTCAGTTTTGGCTTTGCAACCAATTCGTTTTGCGCCGCGATTGACGGTTTAAAGAAGTTACCGCCAGGCATGACGGGCACCAAGTTCAAACCTTGCTGAATAGGTTCGTGAGCTGGTTTATTGTTAAGAGCATGCTGATCTTTAATAATGTCAACATTCGGGACAAAATTAATAGGATTGAACATCGGTCGTTCATGATTATGCGTTTTGATTTCCAATGCGCCGAATTGCTTAACTTTATTCGCGTTCTCTGTCAACGAATTCACGTAATTCTGAAGATTAACCTGATTAACCGGAGCAATCGTACTAAAAATTGGAATAGGCGTTGTTAGAACAGTAGCTGGATAATGCATCAGCTGATATGTTATATCAATTGGACTTGGCTTAATATTTGGATTCACTATTTCCACGTTTTTAGTGCCTACGTTTGGAAGATGCGCGTTCCCTGATAATGCCTCGAAGGTGTTGATGTTGTTCGAATGACTAGCTATGTTGTCAGCAGTCTGTAACGTGACGCCGCCTAgtctatgattttttataaactgttTATTCAATTGTGCCTGTAATTGTTGCATAGCATCCGCGTCATTATTTTGTAACTTGACATACTGCTGCGTTTGATCGCGCGGGTGCTGCAAAATGAGATTAccgttttgcaaattttgttgAGGAATCAGCTGCTGAGTGTTCACAGTTATACCGTTTAAAGTTGCACTGGGTTGCAGTATAGTCGGCATTATTTCCTGAGGTTTCACAATCTGCTGCGTATGCTGATTCTGCAGGTAGTATGAGTTGATATTGCTTGGATGTTTCTGTTCATTCTGGCCGACAGCTAGAGTCGCGGAGGCTAGAAAATTTGAACCAGAAGCAGAGTACGTGTTCTTTTTATTCTGCGAATCCCCGTTGATCCTGCTTTCCGGCATTACCTGACCAGACAGCGTAGGCGTTGTCGGCGAACTTTGTATCTGTAAGTTACCgtgatgtattaaattttgattctgCAATCCGTGAGGATTTACATGAATCTGAGTTGTCTGGAGCGGCGTTTGCAAAAAGTTCGGAAATGTTTGAAGGGTCGGTTGCGGTATTATCAGTTGTTGTATACCGGAGTGTACTTGATTTATTGGCATCTGTTGAACGACGGTGGAAGAAGGCGTTATGGCGAAGGTCGTTCGTGGCGTTACATTGTTATTGTGCACGGTTTGAACTCGCACATTCTGCAATGCTGGGCTTAAACTGGACGTTAAAGCAAACACTGGTGTCATAGTACTTGGCAAATAGGTCTTCAGGGCATTCTTGTTCTGCTCGTTTGGATGAGAAAGCAGAACCGTATGTACAGGATTTTGGAAAGTATTCTGACCGACGATAATATCGGGCATTGGCGTAGAAACCGCTAAATTCTGCAAGTTCATCAAATTCTTCGATAATTGAGCCAAATTCTGAGCAAGAATAGGCTGAGAAGTGGTTGTGCTAAACGCTCCGATTGGCGCGACAGTAGCGATGTTTTGCAAAACTGCGTTGGACATGTCAAAACCTTGACTGTTGCCTAACGCGGTTGCGTGATCGAAATTTGCCATAGGTACGACATTAACCAAGAACTTTGGCTTTTCCATCTGATTCAGTTCAATTCCGTTAGAATGAGAAACCTCGAGACTTGGAGAGACCTGATTCCATGAATTGACTTTTGGCCTTGATCTGTTGTGTACTTTGGAGCCTTTTTCTGTATTACTGCCTTTGAAACCATATTTAACTTCTTCGACGCTTTCATCGCGATGATTTGTAGAAGGATCATTAAGCCATGGATTTGCCTTTATTTTATACCGCTGCGATCTTAATTTTGAAGAGCTGTATTTGTGATTTTCCTCTGAACTGTCGTTTATCACGTCGCGATGTTCTTTTGGAAGTTTCCTAGAAGAAGGATACAACGGACGTCTTCGAGTCTTGTGCAGCCTCACTTTCGGTCGCCCAATGTACTCGGAATAATCTGAACTCTCGTCTGAGAGATTCTTAGAGTCCTCCGGGCGATGATAACTGCGCTGCTTGTTATTATCGTTATAAACTTGGTACGGACTCGACGTGTCCGACGAGGAAGGCTCCaagtttatgtttttataattgtttgacTCAGCGACCACGACCGGCTTGAATTGATAGTGCGTGCCCGACGATTCCGCCACATTGTTGTAAGTTCCGCTATGTACAAGTTCGTTGACCTGATAATTCGTCCTTGATGAGGACGAGACCGTCGCTTCATTCTGCCCGTGACTGTCGTAGTTCGTGGGATCCTGCTGACGATAATTATCAGCAACTTTCTCTTGCTCGTAAGGAATTTTCTTCATATCTTGCGCATTGTTGTACTGCGCATAAGAATCTTCATCGCTAATTTGCTGCGACTGCTGATCATAATTGTGAGCATAATTCTcgatttccttctctttttcttcgttcGCATGCTCCGAAGAAGATGTATCAGGTTCGCTGTCAGTCTCGGTATTCACCGTACTCTGCACGTTCTTGTAAAATTCCTGGTAATTGGCCACCACGGGAGTGTCGTTGTTGACCTTCAGCAACTCGAATTCATTCGACCGCCCTTCCTGGAAATCGAAAGACCTACGATTCGTCAACGATCCAGGATTATTCAAGAAGATCCTCGCTTCCGAGGAATACGCTAAgtcttcttcaaattttttcgcCCTCGCGTCCGAACTGTCTTGAGCACTTACGCCATTCCTTGTGTTGCTCTCTTCCGACTGGTCCTCCTGCTCCTCAGAATCATTGGTCTCTAACGACGAGTCGTACGAGTCAGGATCGTTGTACAACGAAGAGGCAGACTCTACCATAGGCACAAAGCCGTTGGAATTTTCATAATGTACCGTTGCGCTTTCTGACGCTGATATGCTCGAGATTTCCTCTTCAGAATCTTTCGAATCCGTGATTGAATGTTGTACAGCGTCTGCTATATTCTCCGACGCAGTTGCGAGTTGGTCAAAAATTTCCTCACTTTTTAAGTCGACGTCCTCTATACATCTTATTTGCGGCCAGCTGAGAACCACTAATATGACCTACAACAgatgaaataagattatcaaattgaaatttaaaataataaataattaatagtaaatttatttaactattagtaataatttacttaaataaattttaattaatagtaatttacttaaataaattttaattaatagtaatttacttaaataaagatataaatattacataacatataaaacttaatataatgtaaagtatgtaaaatacaaattaatcaaaaacatACGCAATGCACTGCAAGATTTTCACgctagaatatattttcattaaaatattactgtacatttttaattaaaaatttaaaaagtgcaTTTATGCGATATatggtataattaatattataatataattgacattAAATTGGCGATAAACAGCaaa is part of the Anoplolepis gracilipes chromosome 2, ASM4749672v1, whole genome shotgun sequence genome and harbors:
- the LOC140663029 gene encoding uncharacterized protein, with the protein product MILYYVILVVLSWPQIRCIEDVDLKSEEIFDQLATASENIADAVQHSITDSKDSEEEISSISASESATVHYENSNGFVPMVESASSLYNDPDSYDSSLETNDSEEQEDQSEESNTRNGVSAQDSSDARAKKFEEDLAYSSEARIFLNNPGSLTNRRSFDFQEGRSNEFELLKVNNDTPVVANYQEFYKNVQSTVNTETDSEPDTSSSEHANEEKEKEIENYAHNYDQQSQQISDEDSYAQYNNAQDMKKIPYEQEKVADNYRQQDPTNYDSHGQNEATVSSSSRTNYQVNELVHSGTYNNVAESSGTHYQFKPVVVAESNNYKNINLEPSSSDTSSPYQVYNDNNKQRSYHRPEDSKNLSDESSDYSEYIGRPKVRLHKTRRRPLYPSSRKLPKEHRDVINDSSEENHKYSSSKLRSQRYKIKANPWLNDPSTNHRDESVEEVKYGFKGSNTEKGSKVHNRSRPKVNSWNQVSPSLEVSHSNGIELNQMEKPKFLVNVVPMANFDHATALGNSQGFDMSNAVLQNIATVAPIGAFSTTTSQPILAQNLAQLSKNLMNLQNLAVSTPMPDIIVGQNTFQNPVHTVLLSHPNEQNKNALKTYLPSTMTPVFALTSSLSPALQNVRVQTVHNNNVTPRTTFAITPSSTVVQQMPINQVHSGIQQLIIPQPTLQTFPNFLQTPLQTTQIHVNPHGLQNQNLIHHGNLQIQSSPTTPTLSGQVMPESRINGDSQNKKNTYSASGSNFLASATLAVGQNEQKHPSNINSYYLQNQHTQQIVKPQEIMPTILQPSATLNGITVNTQQLIPQQNLQNGNLILQHPRDQTQQYVKLQNNDADAMQQLQAQLNKQFIKNHRLGGVTLQTADNIASHSNNINTFEALSGNAHLPNVGTKNVEIVNPNIKPSPIDITYQLMHYPATVLTTPIPIFSTIAPVNQVNLQNYVNSLTENANKVKQFGALEIKTHNHERPMFNPINFVPNVDIIKDQHALNNKPAHEPIQQGLNLVPVMPGGNFFKPSIAAQNELVAKPKLNSDLQKYAEEMFKESLKTMYNSQKWNNDRKPQENGQSSEVSDLTKLRLEMQKLRASLVQSKYKDILEAHQSKHNIRTTDVPTSSSDKKKPDALLETLEHLLKTRPRGPIHIYHGPVKSDHKRKPEDSSFDFDEYKDGSHITEFLTPPKSKPLHLKGPFYSKPKKRPEALRFKSNPRRPTRPSILPFKSEKLETSSSDIHVYVDPDHFGHESRHQPIFNKYSTYTTATPDVGKILREIKNNKNYDINHPRMHNLLGLLMKNKQLPTRSTQNYFRNKDQVREYFENEKQRLNEQFYDEALRDYINRSDASESDLVIERKVYSGNGTA